The sequence CCCCCATGCCTCCCACAGACTTCTGTCCACTCTGCCTCCTGGGTAGTCATCTCTGTAGAAACTAGCACAGCCCACAGGTCTGTTCTGGGCCACGCCCTCTGTTTCCACCACTGCCTTGGCTTCTGGTCAAGCTCTCACAGACCAAGCTTGTGAAGTCCTCACCTCTTCCCCTTCACTTCCGGTGTCCTGGTCTAGCTATTCCCTCTTCCCCCTGGAGGTTAAGGCAGTTGGTTCACAACCAAGTTGTTTGGTGACCTTGAGTGAGTTCCAGGCAGGCACTGGGGTGAGGAGATGTCTGTGCAAAATTACTTCCAGAATGATCATGGGATACAGGTTTGAATTTTTGAAGCCAGAAAGCTATGGGGGACATGTGTCCTGTCAGGGAGAAAATGGAGACCAAAGTAATATGAAGAAGGGAGGTTAGATTTCAAGTTTATAAGTCATTTGTTCTGTGGATAGCTAGTTGGAACTGAGTCATTTTTCCACCTCTGTACTGAGCACTTCCAGTTCCTAGGTTTATACTTGGGAAAGCTGAGTTTCTATTAGAGCTTTGAATCTTCTCCTATCCTTTTATCTTTACTCTTAAAGGAAATGActtcaggcgaattctttaccagttgagccaagATTACTGGCTCAGCTCagaataccagggaagtccaagaatactggagtgggtagcctatcccttctccaggggatcttcccgacataggaattgaaccaaggtctcctgcattgcaggcagattctttaccagctgagctaccaggaaagcccaagtaaAAATTAAGCATTAATAAAAACTTAGCTCCAGGGAAAGGATATTATTATATTACCAACAGCTGACTTTTTCCCATTCTTGGACCTGGAAATGCTTATTGGCACTGGCAGTACATATGAGGGTAGCAAAGACTTTTCCTGTCAGAGCAAATAATTCTCTCCTCTGTGTTTATGTGACTCTTCCTACTTTGTCTTTCACCCTGGCCTGTCAGGTCATGAACATACTCTTTCTCCTCTCTTGTCTCACTTGCCCAGGTCTACTGACTGGCATCAGTATAAGGAGCTGGATTTCCCGGGATCTCCTTGGCATCTTGTAGGGTGATTGAAATGGCCTGAACACTCCCCACTGTAGAGGTCAGATGACCCACTTTATTTGGTTCATGACATATTAATGTCTCCCGTTTGGTAGCTATCATGAACATGATAGCTGGAACAGCATGAACATCATGGAACTGGAAGACcagttcctttgtttttttcacttggGGGAGGAATTCATTTTTTATCTTGTAATCTTCAGATTTTATCTCCCCTCAACTTTGCAGCAGCCTTTGGGCCACTCGCTGTATGTTTCAATATCCcatgaaaatttagaaattagaaatggGTATAAAgaatattctgtttcttttccacAAATCCTTGACACCAAAGgagtaaagagaaaaaaggagggggtggggggcttaACTGCTTCCTAGTGAAAGCACCTGGAAAGCCAGAGCCACAGGGGGACAGTGTGGTGGAAGGTGTGCATGGCCCCGGGCCCCTTCACTCTCTGCTCTTCCTTGTTCAGGATCCATCCAAAAGCAACACTTAGATTTTGGCCACCGTTGTTCTCCCTTTTCCCTCTGTCCCCTGGCCTGCATTGGTACAAGCCACACAGACCCATGGGGAAGGCCCCTGATGGAGTGAGTGGAGATGGCACAGTCATTTTTCTGGCgtagatttaaaaatagaaatatatcatACATATTTTTACAAGCAAAAAGCTGTGGTCAAGATTTTTTTTACACTTCAGAGTTCATGGTTTCAGGGTAAGAAAGGAAGAaactgtgaaaagaaaaataagtacaagttttctcttttaaaagaaaaaaaatcagacaatgaGTCTTACTAATGAAGGGGTTGAGTTTTATGCCCTGGAAAGAGCTGGGGAAAGCCAGTTTTCCCCAACATGGGTCAAAAATTATAAAGCAGAACGTGGTATTTTCATTTCATAGAAGCAATTCTGGAAGTTTATTTACACAGTAAGTTCGGAACCGGAAGTGGACAGTCTCCAATCTTCCTGTCAGTCTCTGTGGTCATGGGGTGTTCCCAGCCAGTCAGAGCAGCATCAAGTGCAGTGGGAATGAAGAGGACTCGGATAAAAACTGTGACTCAGTATTCTTGTTTTATTGGTTTATGGCTTGTGGGCAGCTGACTGAGGCCAGGATCTCCCGAGGCCCTCCTTGTGTTTCCCTCTGCCTCTTCTGCAGGTATTTCCACTCTCTGCAGGTCCCATACCTGGAAGCAGTGTTGACCGGATAGGAATAGGATCCAGTGGAACAGTCAGAGAAATCAGCTTTTCCCACTAACACTGGTCTAGTCGACTGGCTTAGAACTGATAGGGAGTAAATGAACTTGGTCCCCACTGCCTAGCCCAAGAACCAGCCTGGGTGCCCAAGTCGTGTGAGGAGTGGGAAGGAAAAAGCAGGATGGGGCAAAGGATGGCCTTTATCAAGGGACTCTTGTGGTGAAGGGAATCAGAAAGCCTGGGGGCTGCTTTCCTTTTTCCACGCAGCCTTGATCCTGAAGGTGATGCTGCTGGAGCCAGAAAGCCCTGCGTTCCTGACACTCTTGGCATAATACTAGTGCCACTGTGGGATGCTTTAGCCAGATAAATAAGGGCGCCCTTGAGAGGGTGAGAAGGCAATGAAGCTGCTCTGATTATGTCAAGATCTTATTACCACTTAACAGCTGAACAGAAAGAAATCCAGGCAGGGGTACAGAGCATCAACTCTTTACCTGTTGAATGAATCTCCAGGATTCTGCTTTCAAGGATTAGAGAGGAGAGAACTCCTATCTGCTCTTAGCACCTCAGCTGCGAAGCTCCGGAGGAATGGGGCTTGGGGGGTGAACAGGCAGCCAGGAAGACAAAGTGCAGCCCTATTGTGTTTGCTCTCTTCCGGATGATTTCCTGCAGGGCATCTGGGGCTCCTGGGGTTGAGGATTTTTCAGTGCTGCCTATCACATGTAGAATAGAGGGTTCAGGTAGGGACAAGGAATTAATAAGGTAGAAACTCATTTGTCAGATGGAACTTTTTAGTGGGCACTTTTCCTTTAAGAGAGCTAAAAAGAGCATTTTGGCTTGAGAAGCCCTTTTTCCCATCGCACTTTTGGTCAGGCTGCAACCACAGAAAAGAAGACACTGGGAAGCAACACCCATCTTAGAAGACGGGTTCTGTCTTGGAGATGCTGTCTAAAACTGGGCCTGGCGAGCAGTCACTTTTTAACCTTGCCTAGCATTGATCCCAGCTGTTCCCTGTCTTTGcactccctctctttctcctcgTCCAGCCACCCCCATTTGTACAAATTATTTGtacaaattgttttttaattattttttaattcaagagGCAGTCTTTGCACCAAGGTTAGGTTTGTCTATACAGTCCCTATCTCTAAAGCAAATAGCAAACTGTGCATCCATCCACTCCCTCTGACTGGCCAGCAGGGAAACAAGATTGGCCCTTGCTCTGCCAGGGTACTGCAGAGACACCTGTGGGGGGGTCACCTTACTTCCAGAAGTAAGAAAAGGAGAATACTTTGGGTTGGAGACTCTATAAAGGGATGGTGGTCAAAGGTTCAGGGCTGAAGTTTCAAGGAGCAGGATTTCCCAACTCAAGTTTGAGGTGACCAAGAGGATTCCCGCTGGCAGAGTACTTTTCTTCCCTGTCCTGGTTCCTACAGGTGCAGTCCCTGCAACCCACCTTGCCAGCGTTTCCTTCTTCTCTGTCAAGACAGAGGCATTTGTGGGTGGGCGAGGCTCTTGAGGTGCCCTGGCCACAGGTACCGTCTGTGTCTCCTCCTCATGACGAAAGTGAACCACCAGATGTGGTTTGGGGGTATCTCTCGCTCCTGCCTGCAGGCCTCCTCACTTCAGCAGGGAGATGTCATCGGCAAAGTCGTCGTGCTGATGGCGCAGGCAGCGGAGGCAGCGCCACTGGCACACcatcaggcagaggggcagcatGAAGAGAGCACAGATGGCGGCCATGACGTAGGCTATGGTCATGAGGGTCGACTCATCCGTCTGTGGGATGTTGTAGCCACAGTCTTCCATGTCGGGGGTGACGAAAGGGCCTTCCACCGCCGCTGTCCTGAACTCATCGTGCACTGGGGAAAGGGCGTATGTGAGTCACGGAGCAGCTAGGGTTACACAGCAAAACGAGCTTCCTGGGACAGGCCTTGAAACCAGCCCTTGAGGAGGCTGTAGAATCTCCCTTCTGGGTGATACTTAGGCGCAGGACAGACAGCCATTGCTAGTGGAGGCCCGGCTTTCCCCGCTCCAGGTCACTGGGGGCAGCAACCCTTTCCTGTCTGCCTGTCCAGTAGGAATGATACCTCAAATCCAGTCATTCTAAGTTGGCCAAAAGGCCAGCCCCACGTATACCTAGTAAACTCGTGCTCCTGCTGAAATTCAGTGGCAAGCCCCTGCTAGTCGTGTTCAGCTCTGGCATATGGCAGCTGACAGGGTCACCGCTGGCCCAGCCTGCTGCCTGTGGATCTAGACCTTTCGGGGTGCCAAAGCAAGTGTTACTGCTCCGAGTCTCCAACAGAGGTTGCCAGTCCAGGCAGGGGTCACCATGCCAAGcgaccacaagggaagcacaagcACTGACACTAGCTTTTACACAATGTGTGGACTCTGGCTTGAGGTACCTCCCTCCCAGACTGACAGGGGTCTGGTGCCCTCACCGCTGGACAGGGAGAATAGACTGACCCCACACCCTCATCCCTGGTGCTCTCACCATGGCAAGCACTGACAGCAAAGCCAATTCGTTTCCGGGCCCGATCAAAGACAACGTAGAAGCCCTCCATGATGACTGCTCCCATGACAGTGCCGGTGGATGACTGTGAAATGGCGAACTTGTAACAGTCGTCTTGGGAGGTGGCCACATCTTCCACTGGCCGCAGGTATTGCTAAGGATAAGCAGTCACAGAGTAAGAGTTCGTATTTTCCTCTCTTCCACCTCATCTCTGCCTTCTTGGTGTCAATGCCCTTAGGCTGTGTTTTCCTTTGCCAGCCCTGAGCTCCACCGGTTTGGTTTCCCCCAGAGCCCTTTCCCACTGGGCCCTCATCTATTTTGTCTTCCAAGTTCCAGGAAGCCAGGCCTGCTCACCATCTCTTAGTATATAGTTTGTTCTTGTCCTGGGATCCCACTGATTGAGGCTAAGGACATACCTGTGGAAGGATGGTGATGCGGAAGGACTGGTTGGTGGCCTCACCCATTAGGTAGAGTGAGATGACTGGGAAAATGTTCCACGGGGTGGTGCCTGCTTGCCAGCACACCAGCTGCTCCCCTAGCCAGAAACCATCTGGGAACTTCTCCGTCTGTGTTGGCAAGAAAGGGATAACAGTGAGACCACTTCGCCCCTCTTATTTTCAGATCACACTTACTGGGCCCTGTACGTGCTTTTCTGTGAAATATCTAAACCGAGGGACGCTAAACCAAAACCCAAGGACTAGAGGAAGAGAGCAAGAGTGAAGGCTAAAACTGACCAGGGAGACTGTGTGCCAACAGACTGAGGCCCATAGCAGAGAACCCCTTTTAAGTGATCTAAGTAGAGGGGTCTGAGCGTAGGCATCTTGGCTCTTGTGAAGGACTGTGCCCCTCGTGACTCCCCGTGACACTGTCATCTCTTTTATCCCTGTCCTTAGTCCCACTGACCGAGGAGGCTGCCTTGATGGATTTGACAGCAGCTTCGAACACTTTCTTGGGTAAACGAAGGTTGGTGGTGCCACTGTCCACGATGCTCTTGTCATAATTGTACTGAGAGGAGAAGAGAGGTTAGCACATCAAAAGGCTTTGTGATGCCAGGCATTGGCCAGAATCGGAGGGGTGAGTCTGACTGCTGGGGGTCCTTCCTGGGTTGGCATCCTGGCTTTGCCACTTCTTTGGTGGATctctttgggcaagttactaaacatctgtgcctcaatttcctcatctgtaacatgaggagaataatagtacctacctcaaagAGTTACTATaagcattaaataaattaatatatttgaagTGCTGAGAATTGTGCCCAGCACATAGGAAGCAGTCAGTAAACGTTAACTCGTATTTTCTTGGATGGGTAGACATTCTccaaatcttgaaaataaaaaaaaatcttgtataaTACTTTTAACTTTTCATAATAATACATTTGTATCTGTTCTAACTTAACCTACATTAAGAATCTAGGTAAGGAATGCCCAAATAGTTcaactgctggttcctgccctgTGTCAAGCACTGGGATAAAcactttattcattttctctgttttcaccACAATCTTTGGAAAAGCTGTTTTTacttccattttgcagataaggaaactgaaacacagaatAGTAACTTGCCTGAGGGCATGTAGCTAGAACAGAGCTAGAAACCAAGGCTCTCTGACTCTGAAGCCAGAACCTTCTACTGCATCCTGTCACTCTGCCTTTTGGACGACTTGCCCAGGGCCACTTAGCAAGACGTGCTTTTTCCTTACCAGACATTAACCCACGTGGGCCCTGGGGAAGGGCACTGCCAGTGCCTAGCCCCAAACCTCTGGCCCTGCTGTGACCGTTAGGCTCCTGGCAGTCCCGCGctcagcccccagccctcctGCAGGTCCTGCCCCTCTGCGGCACCCTCCCAGCCTCATAACTCAGGGTCCGGCCTCAGGCTCTGTTCCTCCCCCTTGCCTCTCCCTGCTTCCCCCTGGGTTTTGttacctccttgcagtccatttTCAGATCCTGTCCATTGATCTCCACCCGGACGATGATCACCTCATAATACCACTCCCGCCTGATGGGAGTGTACCAGAGGCTGCCCGTGTACAGTGAGTGGTCGATACCCCCAATGATCTAGGGGAAGAAAAGGCAGTACCCGTGAGCCGACACAGAAGGACAGCAAGTCACCCAGAGTGCCAGCAGTAGGAGCGGCCATTTCAGGGTTGGGGGGAACGGCGGGGCAAAGCCCTCTGCACATCCGCTTTCTCATTTTCCTGCATCTAATCAGACCCCGTCCTAAAGCGATCAATACTTTCTTCAGTGTATCAAGGATGTGTTCAGGGGAGGAGGCTTTCCAGGATTTTTAATTACTTGTTTCAGAATCACACAACCCTTGATATAAAGTTATTTAAACCTAAACTGGCACAATAAATGTGGAGTGAATGATAACTTGCTTCTAttacaagttttattttctctgcttgTTGGAGATAGAGAACCATTCACCAGTTGtcctaattaattaataaatagaCTTTTAAACTCCTTACATCTCTGCCTTCTGATCATCAGACTGAATCGTCTTGATTTGAGAGGCCTTATTTCTACTTCCTTTGAAATTTTCCTAatcctctttcctcctttccaaGTTTACCATAGGTGCCTCAAATCCTTTCTGGAATAATGCAGAGAAGACAAGGGCGGAAGAAGAAAAGTGGAGGTGGGGACTATACAGAGGTTTCTCTTGATTCTCAGTAATGGAGCCCAAGGCTGTGGTGGAGCCTCAGAGGGTGGGAAGCAGGGGGGCTCCTCTCTCCTAGGACCTACTCACCATACTCCCTCCAACTGAGGCCAGCGCTTCCGACTGGTTGAGGGGGAAGCCAGCGCCGCAGAGCTGCAGGGAGAAGAGATTGGGCACGTGGGTCTGCTTCACCAGGGAGTCAAAGAACGGCTCCAGGGAGTCATCGGGCTGTGGCAGAAAGAGACAAGGAGTGAGTCCTGGCTCAGAGGGCCCCAGTGGAAAGAGGAACAGGGCGGGGGGCAAAAGCAAAACTTGGGAGGATGTTCCTGGGGAAAGACCATCTTAAGGTACTGAGATTTGGTGGTGAGAGGGACAGCAAGACACACTGGCAGTGCACACAGAAAAGATCTACAGGATCGTTGATTCCCATCAGCTTAACCTGTCTGAGTTATGGGGGCCTCTTATTCTTAAAGATCTGAGAGTCAATAGAAAAAACAGCCTGTTCCTCTACCTGTCAGCATAGTTCAGCCCCCTGTATGGATGAAATTCAGACTGCCACCCTGTCCACTTGTCAAGCAATTCTTTAAGCTGATTTGTTTCCCTCCCTTATTCAgttcccacccacccctcctctcctccaaCTCCATCCCTGTGCAGCGTGCAGACAGAGTGCCTTGTTCCTCTCACCCGGGCGATCTCCGCGTAGGCTAGCCCCAGGATGCCCTCCCAGTTGGAGCCATTGATGAAGAACTTGTCTGATTCCGTGATGGCAGCAATGTTGGCACGCACGGTGACATTGGGGCCGTGGGGGATGCTCACCAGGTCGGTGCCCAGCTCCCCCTCCCACTTGCCCTGGGTGTAGGGCACATACACGCCCTTCCGGAGGTCCCGGTACGTGCTGGACCTGTGCAAAGGAGGCAGAGATCTGTGGGTGCATAACCACAACCAGTACAGGGATCCGGCATCCTACCTACTCCCTGGTGCCTAATCTCATCCCAGGTATCTCCACCCTGCTGTCATTCTGCTCCACAGAGCATCCGTAGATGATTCACTCAGAACAGAATGTCAAGTGACCTTGCTTGGGGCTCACTGTCCTGTGTCCACAGCTCATATTCCTATATCTGGAGCTCAGGCCCTGCCAGAACAAGCCTAGGCTTTGTGTATTGTGCCTGCTGCTGCGGAAGGGACAGCTAGCAAGCatctcccacctctcaccccccgACCTTATCTT comes from Dama dama isolate Ldn47 chromosome 1, ASM3311817v1, whole genome shotgun sequence and encodes:
- the BACE1 gene encoding beta-secretase 1, whose translation is MAQALPWLLLWMGSGVLPAHGSQPGIRLPLRSGLGGAPLGLRLPRETDEESEEPGRRGSFVEMVDNLRGKSGQGYYVEMTVGSPPQTLNILVDTGSSNFAVGAAPHPFLHRYYQRQLSSTYRDLRKGVYVPYTQGKWEGELGTDLVSIPHGPNVTVRANIAAITESDKFFINGSNWEGILGLAYAEIARPDDSLEPFFDSLVKQTHVPNLFSLQLCGAGFPLNQSEALASVGGSMIIGGIDHSLYTGSLWYTPIRREWYYEVIIVRVEINGQDLKMDCKEYNYDKSIVDSGTTNLRLPKKVFEAAVKSIKAASSTEKFPDGFWLGEQLVCWQAGTTPWNIFPVISLYLMGEATNQSFRITILPQQYLRPVEDVATSQDDCYKFAISQSSTGTVMGAVIMEGFYVVFDRARKRIGFAVSACHVHDEFRTAAVEGPFVTPDMEDCGYNIPQTDESTLMTIAYVMAAICALFMLPLCLMVCQWRCLRCLRHQHDDFADDISLLK